From the genome of Anabrus simplex isolate iqAnaSimp1 chromosome X, ASM4041472v1, whole genome shotgun sequence, one region includes:
- the Pp2C1 gene encoding uncharacterized protein Pp2C1, with translation MAPSIGVNLRVTGHCSQGGRKYMEDMFSVAYQQTDNEKDLEYAFFGIFDGHGGREAATFAKEHLLDYIVNQKGFWSDKDDDILRAIREGFLQTHLAMWGQLEFWPKTASGLPSNSGTTASIAFVRKGKIYIGHVGDSSIVLGYQDEDDPKWKARPLTKDHKPESNEEIHRIEKSGGKVVSKFGVPRVVWNRPRIGHKGPVRRSTHIDEIPFLAVARSLGDLWSYNPALDVFVVSPEPDIGVVAIDIRSHRCLIFGTDGLWNVLSPDEAVAIVQSAESHNEKHVLPQNPYNMWINPSKSLVDQALTRWAEARFRADNTSVVTLLLDPPGPPRAEVVLNQRKQQVREETASSVPNQQPDIPEENKPKGGMLLRTISSENSSACRERVDNYDPTGGVAIFTRYLAPTRQPAGTAEAPVVPSPDSSSSPSSGRVCKVGDVLHQDSVTKVAGSSADVAESQQRPGVPQIQVNEVSSSKEEKKDSVKIEESASSEKHVLGRQRSSFSFSGGCPAEGFGKMVGFKRRHSSIAKLLGVDNCGDVAAKYEPCQKRRTRSEDKRLSAPPTDEDLNMSDTENKRVAWPVKWKENSSSNKLGSHVQRSSEKVLRQSAAAGSRVNTFGTTGFVVDPRLGHRKSILSEYEVRQETTRVLRSDTAAATPVRTLRSRNVNIHQSSVTPRKTVHRTSLKRSLEDDLRSQVGETSKGLQKRRRHSCWAGARQMTTRSRVRRISK, from the exons ATGGCTCCAAGCATCGGAGTGAATTTGCGTGTGACGGGCCACTGTAGTCAAGGGGGTCGAAAATATATGGAAGATATGTTTTCTGTGGCATATCAGCAAACCGACAACGAGAAAGACCTCGAGTATGCCTTCTTTGGTATATTCGATGGCCATGGCGGGCGAGAAGCTGCAACGTTTGCAAAAGAACATCTTTTGGATTACATTGTAAATCAGAAAGGTTTCTGGTCAGATAAGGATGATGATATATTAAGAGCTATACGTGAAGGATTTCTGCAAACTCATCTTGCTATGTGGGGACAGTTAG AGTTCTGGCCTAAAACAGCCTCAGGCCTTCCCAGCAATTCCGGAACCACAGCGAGTATAGCCTTCGTTCGTAAAGGTAAAATCTACATTGGCCACGTAGGGGATTCATCTATTGTACTCGGCTATCAAGATGAag ATGATCCGAAGTGGAAAGCCCGGCCACTGACAAAGGATCATAAACCAGAAAGCAACGAAGAAATCCACAGAATAGAAAAATCAGGAGGTAAAGTTGTTAGCAAGTTTGGGGTTCCTCGTGTTGTGTGGAATCGTCCCCGGATAGGTCACAAAGGCCCAGTGAGAAGATCAACTCATATTGATGAAATACCATTCCTTGCCGTAGCAAGATCTCTAG GTGACCTGTGGAGTTACAATCCAGCCCTAGATGTATTTGTGGTATCTCCGGAACCTGATATCGGAGTGGTGGCCATTGATATCAGAAGTCATCGCTGTTTAATATTTGGGACAGATGGACTCTGGAATGTACTGAGTCCTGACGAAGCTGTGGCCATCGTTCAGTCAGCGGAATCTCACAATGAGAAGCATGTCCTGCCTCAGAATCCTTACAAT ATGTGGATCAACCCGTCCAAGAGCTTGGTAGACCAAGCACTTACTCGCTGGGCAGAGGCTCGTTTCCGAGCAGATAATACAAGTGTGGTCACCTTATTATTGGATCCTCCTGGCCCACCACGAGCAGAG GTGGTGCTCAACCAGAGGAAGCAGCAAGTTAGGGAGGAGACTGCATCCAGTGTGCCTAACCAGCAACCAGACATTCCAGAGGAGAACAAACCGAAGGGAGGTATGTTGCTGCGGACCATCAGCTCGGAGAATAGTTCGGCCTGTAGGGAACGGGTGGACAACTATGATCCTACAGGCGGTGTAGCTATCTTCACTCGTTACTTGGCACCTACTCGTCAGCCTGCAGGCACAGCAGAAGCTCCAGTTGTTCCATCTCCTGATAGTAGCAGCTCGCCAAGCAGTGGACGTGTGTGCAAGGTTGGCGATGTGCTGCATCAAGATTCGGTCACTAAAGTTGCCGGATCATCAGCTGATGTGGCGGAATCTCAGCAGCGTCCAGGTGTGCCTCAGATCCAGGTCAATGAAGTGTCCAGCAGCAAAGAGGAGAAGAAGGATTCTGTGAAGATTGAAGAGTCTGCATCCTCTGAGAAGCATGTCCTTGGAAGGCAACGATCATCATTTTCATTCAGTGGTGGATGTCCAGCGGAAGGGTTTGGCAAGATGGTTGGTTTCAAGAGACGCCACAGCAGTATTGCCAAGCTTCTTGGTGTTGACAACTGTGGAGATGTTGCAGCCAAATATGAGCCATGTCAGAAACGCCGAACGAGATCGGAGGACAAGAGGCTTTCTGCTCCGCCAACAGATGAGGATTTAAATATGAGTGACACAGAAAATAAGCGAGTGGCATGGCCTGTAAAGTGGAAGGAGAACTCTTCAAGTAATAAGTTGGGCAGTCACGTGCAGCGAAGTTCAGAGAAGGTTCTGCGACAGTCCGCTGCTGCAGGCTCGAGGGTGAATACCTTTGGAACAACAGGATTTGTGGTAGATCCCAGGTTGGGGCACAGAAAGAGCATCTTGAGTGAATATGAGGTGCGACAAGAGACTACGCGTGTGTTGCGATCTGATACGGCTGCTGCCACTCCTGTCCGGACACTACGGTCCCGTAATGTCAATATTCATCAGTCCAGTGTTACTCCCAGGAAGACAGTGCATAGGACGTCATTAAAGCGTAGTTTGGAAGATGATTTACGATCTCAAGTTGGAGAAACATCAAAAGGACTTCAGAAACGACGACGTCATTCTTGCTGGGCTGGTGCCCGCCAAATGACAACTCGTAGTCGGGTGAGGAGAATTAGCAAATGA